AGGAATTCAAAATAGCCGTTGACGGCTTTAACCTATACGATGAAGCTTATTACAACTTGGGTCTGGCCTATCTAAAGGTGGGGAAAACGGCGGATGCTTGTCTATCCTTCAGCCGCGTCGTGGAGATTTCCCCTAACAGCGTCCTAGGATTAAATTCTAAAAGTTATTTATCTACTGTATGTAATAAACAAAGTTAAATCCAATAGGAGGTGAACATATGGCTCAGAATACTCAGCGGGAAAAGAAAAAGGGTTTTATGGATTTCCTTGGCAGCCAGAAGTGGATCACAGATCTAGAGAAGAGATTCGAGAAGCAGCTCAAAGTGGCCCGGGATTCTTTCGATAAAAATTTGGAGAAGGCCAGAAAGGGGCTCAATATCACCACCAAAAAGGACCTGAGCGCAATTAATGCGAAGATTAAGGCCTTAGAAAAGAGGATTGAGAAACTAGAAGGAGTAAAGAAGACCAGGCCTTCAAGGTCTAAAGCTTCCGGATATAAACAGCCGTCTTAATTTCGTTTTCGTATTCTATCTACTAATAGTGAGGTGGAAACTCCTTCTACCAGGGGTACGATGGATACCCGGCCGCCATAGCCTTCTACCACATCTCTTCCTACAACCTCCTCCGGGGAATAATCTCCTCCCTTCACCAGCACATCGGGTTTTATTAACCTAATCAGTTCAAGCGGGGTATCCTCCGAGAATACGACCACATAATCTACACAATCTATAGCCGCCACGATGTTCGCTCTTTCGCTTTCCGGGATATAGGGTCTCCCATCTCCCTTTATTCTCCTCACCGAATCCTGGCTATTGATCCCGACGATAAGCACATCGCCTAGTTCTTTAGCTTGTCTCAGGAGTGCTAAATGCCCGGCGTGAAAAAGGTCAAAGCAACCGTTCGTAAAGACGATCTTCTTCCCCTCTGCTTTATGCTTGGAAATAGCGTTCAAAAGCAGGCCTATCTTGAGCAGCTTTCCTTTGGTTCTCTGATTATTTTCTTTATAACTGTTTATTAACTCCTCCCTGGTGACGGTGGCGGCTCCGATACGGCCGACCACTATTCCCGCCGCCCTATTAGCTATCTTGACCGAGTCTTCCCAGGATTTGGATTTAATGAAGGCGAGTGTAAATGTGCTCACAACCGTGTCGCCCGCACCAGTGACATCATATATTTCCCGGGCGTCAGAAGAAATCGTTTTTAACTCTTTGTCTTCCCTGACGTAGTAGCTTATTCCGTTCTTTCCCCTGGTGATTAAAACGCCCTGGGCTTCGGTTTGCTGAATCAGAATCTGGGCCGCTCTTTGAAGGCTTTCTTCATCTTCGATTTGGAACCCGCATACCTCTTCTGCTTCCCTCTGGTTGGGGGTAATGGCATCGGCTCCCCGATATCTGGTGAAGTCCTTTCCCTTTGGGTCGATACAAATGAAGATGCCCTTCTCCTTTGCCATTTGGATTATACTGGTTGATAAGTCTCTACTGACTAGCCCTTTTGCGTAGTCGGAGATTATTATTCCGTCTGGCGGATTTTCCCCAAGCGATTGAATGATAGCTTCTAAAATCCGGTCTTCAACCTGACCGGAGATATAGCAAGTCACCTCTCTGTCCATTCTAATGACCTGTTGATTTCCGGCAATGAGCCTCGTTTTAGTGGTTGTCGGCCTCTTCGGGTCCAGGATAAGCCCCTTCGACCCTATTTCGAGACGCTGCAGAAGCTCCAGTAATTTTTCTCCTTCGGGGTCATCTCCTATCACTCCATAGATTTCCACCGAAGCGCCCAGGCTTTTTAAATTGTTTGCCACATTCGCTGCCCCTCCCGGAGAAGATTCTTCCCGGTAGATTGTTAGTACCTGCACGGGTGCCTCTGGTGATATCCTCTTCACTTCTCCAAAGACGTAACGGTCGAGCATAACATCGCCTACGACCATTATCTTGAGCGCCGAAAAATCTTTAATTATTGATGCCATGTATCTTGATGTCCTTAACGGTCTCGGTCAGTTCAATCGGTACTTATTATAATAAAGTTGTTCGAGGGTGTAAATCACAGTAGACTTAAGACTCATGGAAAGGGATACTTACCAGGAAATAGTGGATATTCACTGCCACTTCCTTCCTAATGTAGACGACGGCCCTAACACCTGGGAGGAAAGTCTGGAGATGGCCAGAATAGCTTATCAGGACGGTATCAGGGTTGCGGTGACAACACCACACTTTATCCAAGGAACAAGATGGGAGCCCGATTCGGCGGTAATAAGAGATAAAGTTGAAGAATTAAATCGAAAACTCAGGGCAAATGAAATACCCCTTACCGTTTTGCCGGGGATGGAAATCGGGATTTCGGAAAATTTGCCCGAACTTCTCTCTGCGGGCCGGATTCTGCCCCTGGGGGAGAGTAATTTTATCCTGCTGGAAATACCGTTTATCTCTTTACCCTACGGAATCGAGGAGATAATATTCAACCTTAAGACCGTGGGGGTTTCGCCAATCCTAGCCCATCCGGAAAGGAATAAGGAGATTCAAAAGAGTCCAAGCCGGGTGAAGGAGCTAGTCAGTGCCGGGGCTTTTGTCCAGGTTACAGCGGGGAGCGCCTGTGGATATTTCGGGGACAGCGCCAGACGTTGTCTATTCGACCTGGCCAAACAAGGAGTGATACACGCCGTAGCCTCCGATGCCCATAACTCCCATAATAGGCCTCCACTGGTAACGGAGGGTTTACAGGTTTTAGAAGACATTATCGGTATAGATGAGGTTAAGGTACTAATCAGTAATGCCAAAAGGTTTATAAGAAATGGGTCGTAATCTTATAAATTGTGGCTGCGGGCGGGTGGAATGAAAGTTACTTTTTCTCGGATTGGACATCTTTAACGTACTTCATCCTCAGGTTGAACAGTACATCGTCGAGTAGTTTCTCTTCCTCACGGTCCAGGTTCCCTTTGGTTTTGCTCTTGATTATCTCTAGAATCTCGATGGTGTGTTTTGCCGCCGGCAGGTTCACGGTTCTCTCCTTGGATTGAGGGTCGGGAATGTCGCCTAAATGGATCAGGGCAGAGGCATTCAGGGAAAGGACAAAGGTGGAAAAATCCATCTTAAAAAGGCCGGCTTGCTCGGTGTCTTTCTTTATTTCTTCGCTCATGGGGTTTCACCTCTTCTCTATTATGTTTTGGTCGACGTACTGTAGAAGTTTGTATAGAATCTCATCATTTTCTTTTTTCATAGCTAACATACGGTCGCTTATTTCCAGTATGACTTCGATCCCGGCGAAATTTATTCCCATTTCTCTCAAGTCTTTGGCCAGAAAGAGCTTCCTCAAGTCCCGGTCAGTGTAAAAGGTACTGTCCTCTACCACGATAGGAGATATGAGCTCCGTCTCCTCAAGCCTTTTTATGAAGCCGGGGCTTACGCCGACAATCTCTACCATTGACCTTAAAGAATAAAGTTTCATTTCGTATATTTTTCCAGATGCGTTCTTGGATTATATGGAGCCGTCCTGGCCAGCTCTTCAAAAGACCTTTTCGCGTTTTCACTGACATGCTCAGGCATTACGATTTTGACTACCACGTATTCGTCTCCTCTTTCCCTGCTCTTTATGTTTGGAACCCCCTTACCTTTAAGCCTAAGTTTGGTACCATTTTGCACGCCCGGTGGTATTGTTACGGTGGCGCTTCCATCTATGGTCGGAACGTTGATTTGTGCGCCGAGAACGGCTTCATAAAATGTAATAGGGACCTCTACATATATGTCGTCTTGCCTACGTATAAATATAGGGTGCGGTCTTACTTTCACCCGGAGGTATAGGTCTCCGCTGTTTCCCCTACCGCCGATCTCTCCTTTTCCGGCCACCCTAATCCTAGAGCCGTCGTCAACCCCCGGTGGAATTTTTACGGAAATAGTCTCGGTGACCATCTTCCTGTCGGCGGTTTCTCTGCTGAGCTTGATGTCCCGGACCCCGCCCTTGATAGCCGTCTCGAAGTCTATTTCAATCTCGTATTCGATATCACGGCTTCTTCTGGGCCTGCCGGTTGGTTCTCTGGCCCCGAATATCTCGCTGAAAATATCGTCTAGTCCGGAAAATCCTCCCATATCTCCAAAGCTGAATCTAAACCCGCCTTCCGGCGATCCTTCAGGCCAGGTCCAGGTTCTTTGATTTGCCCATCCTGGCTGAAACCCGGCTGAGCCGTACGTATCATACATCCTTCTCTTGTCCTCTTTGGACAGGACATCGTATGCTTCCTGGATCTCCTTGAATTTCTCCTCAGCTTCTTTGTTGCCAGGGTTTAAATCGGGGTGGTATCGTCTAGCCAGCTTGCGATAAGCCTTCTTTATATCCTCAGTCGTAGCATTTCTGGATACACCCAGTGTTTTGTAGTAATCCTTGTTTGTGGCCATATTTTATTAAAAGCTACCCTGCCTGCCGGGGCAGGGTAGCCTCAGTCATTAGCTAACATCGACCTTAATTTGTTTCGGTTTAGCCTCTTCCTTCTTGGGAAGAGTGAGCTCCAGGACACCGTCTTTATACTTGGCCTTAATCTTATCCGGGTCTACATTCTGGGGAAGGGTGAAACTGCGAATGAATGTCCCATACGTACGCTCGACCCTTATGTAGTTATCTTTAGAGACCTGCTGCTCAAACTTCTTTTCTCCCTTGAGGGTCAGAGTGCTGTCCTTTACGTCTATTTGAATATCCTCTTTATTCATGCCGGGGAGGTCGGCTTTCACCACGAAGCTCTCGTCGGTCTCGTGTATATCAACTGCTGGTACCCATGTTCCCCTCTCTAATTCCTCCTCCCCTTCTGGATGAAATGTCCTAAGCGTCTGGTCAAAAAGCCGGTTTATTCTGTCCTGAAGTGTACCAAAATCTTTCCACGGGTCTCTTACCATTAACCTTACCATTTTAACCTACCTCCTTTTTATATTTTTCATTCTAAAAATAGTCATCATATAGAATGAGTCAAGGCAGGTTTATCTAAAATTAGAAGTATTTAAACTCAATGTCCAACAGATTCTTCTATGTTTTTTAGTATCTCCTCGGCTATTATCATGAATGCTTTGGCGGTGGGGCTGTCCGGGTTGGATATCACTATCGGGTTTCCTTCGTCTCCGCCCTTTCTAAGCTCCGGGTCGATAGGCACTTCTCCCAAAAAAGGCACGTTGAACTTCTCGGCCATTCTTCTCCCGCCGCCCCTGCTGAATATGTCGATTTCTTCTCCGCAGTGCGGACAGTTGAGGTAGCTCATATTCTCTATAATTCCTAAAACCGGTACGTTAAGTTTCCTGAACATCTGCACTCCCCGCCTGACGTCGATCAGGGCTACATCCTGGGGTGTGGTGACGATTACCCCTCCGCTAAGCGGCGCTGTTTGAATGAGAGAGAGTTGGGCATCTCCGGTACCCGGTGGAAGGTCGACTATAAGGTAATCCGTCCCTGCCCATTCTACATCCTCTATGAATTGTTTTACCGCACCGTGCACCATGGGTCCTCTCCAGATCACCGTATCATCCTCATTTATCAGAAACCCTATGGACATCAGCTTCAGCCCATGCTTTTTGAGGGGAATAATCTTCTGGTCGGGGGTGGACAAGGGCCTTTCATTTATCCCCATCATTATTGGGGTGCTCGGCCCCCAGATGTCAGCGTCCAGGAGACCGACGTTATTTCGCATCTTAGAGATGGCTAGGGCAAGATTAACCGCTACCGTGGATTTCCCCACGCCGCCTTTCCCGCTAGCCACCGCTATGAAGTATTTTATATCTGGCAGCTTTGCCTTCTCTGCTGTTTTTGGCTGGCCGGGGGCGGCTTTAGGTTCTCTGGCCCCCACCCTTATATCCACCTCCGAAACCCCGGGGGATTCTAAAAGGGTTTTGCTGACCGAGTTTCTTATTTCCGATTCCACTTTCTCATCCGGCTTGGGAAGAAGGAGATGAACTCTAACCCTGGAACCCTCAATCTCTATATCCTTCACCACCCCGAATGAGACTATGTCCCTGGTAAAACCGGGATACTTCACTTTTCTCAGGATGTTCCGTATCCCCTCTGGGTTTAATTCCATTCATGCCTCCCGGTTGATAACTAGATTAAGCCTAGTTTCTGCTTTGCTTCATCACTCATCATGTCCGGATTCCATGGCGGGTCCCATATGATTTGAACCATTACATTTTTAGCTCCGAGTGTTTTTATGGCGTCTTCCGCCTGTTTGGCAATCA
The sequence above is drawn from the Thermodesulfobacteriota bacterium genome and encodes:
- the rfaE1 gene encoding D-glycero-beta-D-manno-heptose-7-phosphate kinase; this encodes MASIIKDFSALKIMVVGDVMLDRYVFGEVKRISPEAPVQVLTIYREESSPGGAANVANNLKSLGASVEIYGVIGDDPEGEKLLELLQRLEIGSKGLILDPKRPTTTKTRLIAGNQQVIRMDREVTCYISGQVEDRILEAIIQSLGENPPDGIIISDYAKGLVSRDLSTSIIQMAKEKGIFICIDPKGKDFTRYRGADAITPNQREAEEVCGFQIEDEESLQRAAQILIQQTEAQGVLITRGKNGISYYVREDKELKTISSDAREIYDVTGAGDTVVSTFTLAFIKSKSWEDSVKIANRAAGIVVGRIGAATVTREELINSYKENNQRTKGKLLKIGLLLNAISKHKAEGKKIVFTNGCFDLFHAGHLALLRQAKELGDVLIVGINSQDSVRRIKGDGRPYIPESERANIVAAIDCVDYVVVFSEDTPLELIRLIKPDVLVKGGDYSPEEVVGRDVVEGYGGRVSIVPLVEGVSTSLLVDRIRKRN
- a CDS encoding CpsB/CapC family capsule biosynthesis tyrosine phosphatase, translated to MERDTYQEIVDIHCHFLPNVDDGPNTWEESLEMARIAYQDGIRVAVTTPHFIQGTRWEPDSAVIRDKVEELNRKLRANEIPLTVLPGMEIGISENLPELLSAGRILPLGESNFILLEIPFISLPYGIEEIIFNLKTVGVSPILAHPERNKEIQKSPSRVKELVSAGAFVQVTAGSACGYFGDSARRCLFDLAKQGVIHAVASDAHNSHNRPPLVTEGLQVLEDIIGIDEVKVLISNAKRFIRNGS
- a CDS encoding DUF1844 domain-containing protein, with translation MSEEIKKDTEQAGLFKMDFSTFVLSLNASALIHLGDIPDPQSKERTVNLPAAKHTIEILEIIKSKTKGNLDREEEKLLDDVLFNLRMKYVKDVQSEKK
- a CDS encoding chaperone modulator CbpM, coding for MKLYSLRSMVEIVGVSPGFIKRLEETELISPIVVEDSTFYTDRDLRKLFLAKDLREMGINFAGIEVILEISDRMLAMKKENDEILYKLLQYVDQNIIEKR
- a CDS encoding DnaJ C-terminal domain-containing protein, coding for MATNKDYYKTLGVSRNATTEDIKKAYRKLARRYHPDLNPGNKEAEEKFKEIQEAYDVLSKEDKRRMYDTYGSAGFQPGWANQRTWTWPEGSPEGGFRFSFGDMGGFSGLDDIFSEIFGAREPTGRPRRSRDIEYEIEIDFETAIKGGVRDIKLSRETADRKMVTETISVKIPPGVDDGSRIRVAGKGEIGGRGNSGDLYLRVKVRPHPIFIRRQDDIYVEVPITFYEAVLGAQINVPTIDGSATVTIPPGVQNGTKLRLKGKGVPNIKSRERGDEYVVVKIVMPEHVSENAKRSFEELARTAPYNPRTHLEKYTK
- a CDS encoding Hsp20/alpha crystallin family protein, translated to MVRLMVRDPWKDFGTLQDRINRLFDQTLRTFHPEGEEELERGTWVPAVDIHETDESFVVKADLPGMNKEDIQIDVKDSTLTLKGEKKFEQQVSKDNYIRVERTYGTFIRSFTLPQNVDPDKIKAKYKDGVLELTLPKKEEAKPKQIKVDVS
- a CDS encoding Mrp/NBP35 family ATP-binding protein, which codes for MELNPEGIRNILRKVKYPGFTRDIVSFGVVKDIEIEGSRVRVHLLLPKPDEKVESEIRNSVSKTLLESPGVSEVDIRVGAREPKAAPGQPKTAEKAKLPDIKYFIAVASGKGGVGKSTVAVNLALAISKMRNNVGLLDADIWGPSTPIMMGINERPLSTPDQKIIPLKKHGLKLMSIGFLINEDDTVIWRGPMVHGAVKQFIEDVEWAGTDYLIVDLPPGTGDAQLSLIQTAPLSGGVIVTTPQDVALIDVRRGVQMFRKLNVPVLGIIENMSYLNCPHCGEEIDIFSRGGGRRMAEKFNVPFLGEVPIDPELRKGGDEGNPIVISNPDSPTAKAFMIIAEEILKNIEESVGH